GCCACGGCCGCGAGCAGCGCCAGCACCGCCAGCGTGCAGACGATCATCGGCCCCGCCGGCAGGTCGAGCGGCACCGACAGCCACAACCCCAGCGCATAGCCGACGGCACCGAGGCCCCAGCCGACGATCAGCCCGCGCCGTTCCGGCAGGCCGCTGCTGGCCAGCGCCGGCAGGATCAGCGAGGCGAATACCAGGAACACGCCGACCAGCTGCACCGAGGCCATCACGGTGATGGCGAACAGGAAGTAGAAAATCCAGCCGCGCCGCTGCCCGCCGAGGAACCAGGCTGCCAGCACGAAGGCGGAGAGCGCAGCCACCGGCCACACCTGCGGCAGGTTCACCCACAGGATCTGCCCCGCGAGCAGTTCGGCCAGATGTTCGTGGCCGTGCGGGTTGTGCGCCAGCAGCAGGATGGCGGCACAGGCAGCCACGACGTAAAGACTGCCGATCAATGCCTCCTGAAGCTGCGGCCAGCGCTGCTCGGTCCAGGCCAAAAGGCCCGCGGCCAGCAGGGCCGCAATGCCGGCCGCGACCTGCACCTTCCAGCCCTGTTCGCCGCTGAACTCCAGCATCTCCGCCAGGATCACGCCGACGGCGGCCACCTGCGCCACCGTGAGGTCGATGAAGATGATGCCGCGCCGCAAGACCTCGCGGCCCAGCGCAACATGCGTGGCGATGACCACCAGGCCGGCCAGCAGCGGCGCGCCGAGAATCGCCCAGTCGAACGCGAGATTCATGGGCCCGCTGCAGCCAGCAGACGGTTGAGCGTAACCTCGAACAGCCCGAACAAATCCTCCGTGCCCTCGACGCCGCCGACCGTGAATGGCAGCTCGATGACCGGCAGACCGGTTCGCTGCGCCAGCCACTGGGCGGGCTTGTGATCCTGATAGGACGCGACCAGGATCATCGAGGCGGGCTGGGTCTTGAGTCCTTCCAGCACCGATGACAGATGGGCTGCGGTCGGTGGAATGCCAGGCTTGGGTTCCAGCGTTGCAACCTGGATCATGCCCAGCCAGCGATTGAGGTAAGACCAGTCCTTGTGCGTGCTGACCAGGCGCAGGCCGCGCAGCGGTTGCGCCTTGCGCTCCCATTCGGCGATCGCGTTCTGCCAGCGGGCTGCGAAGGCAGCGTGCCGCTGGCGGTAGTCGGCGGCATGCGCCGGGTCCAGTTTTGCCAGGCGCTCGGCCAGCGCGGCGGCCACCGGCGTGATGTTGCGCGGATCGGTCTGGATATGCGGATTGCCGAAGGGGTGCACGTCGCCTTGTGCACGGTCGAGCACCTCCGGCACCTCGATCATGCTGACGTAGCGGCTGGCTTCGAGGAAGCCGTCCGACCCCGGCAACGCGCGCGGGTTGTTGGCCTTCTCCACCAGTGCCGGCAGCCAGCCGATCTCCAGGTCCGCGCCGGTACAGACCACGAGGTCCGCCTGCCGGTATTTGGCGATCAGGCTGGGCCGCGCCTGGATCTTATGCACGTCTTGCAGCGCTGTGGTGGCCGAATACGCCTCGACCCGCGTGCCGCCGAGCTCACTAGCCAGCGCGGCCCATTCCGGCTCGCAGGCAAAGATCTTGAGCGCCGCGGCGGCGGGTTGCGCCGCCGCGGTGATCAGGCCTGCCATCAGGAGCAATATGGATTTACGCATCTGGGCCTCAGAACTGGTGCGCGGGGTGCGCGCCGAGGCTGTAGATGTACTGCAGCAGCCACTGGTCGTCGGTCTCGCCGCCCGGCCGCGACTCGTCGCGGTTGTACTGCAGGCGGATGCGGCTGAACTCGCTGCCCGACCAGTCCAGCATCGCGCTCCAGCGCTCGGGGTCGGTGCCCGTGTCGGCCAGGTTGTCGAGTGCGGTATCGAGGCCCGGCGCGCCCGGCACGTCATTGTCGGCCTTGAGCCGGTCATAGCGCAGGCCCGCGCGCCAGCGCGGCATGAACTGATAGGCGCCCTGCAGGTAGAAACCCTTCTGGCGTCCGTCATAGGCCGAAGCAAACGTGGGATCGACCACACCATCGCCGTCGAAGTCGCCGCCTTCGGGGTTGAACACCACGTCGCCATCCTCGTCGCGCACGTAATACTCGGCCTGGAACACGAAGTTGTTGATGGCCGGATTGCCGTCCGGCGCCCATTTGTAGACGAAATCGACACCGGTGGTGTCGCTGTCGCCGGTGAAGACCGTGGACACGCCGGTTTCCTCGTCCTCGACCGCGCGCTCGTCGGCATCGGCATTGATCCGGGAGATGCCGAGCCGGTAGGAACTGCTGTCGCTGAGATCGCCGCCGATGCGGGCGAAGGCCACTGCGGTATTCACGCCGCTGCGGTCCTCGCCGCCAGACGGGAAGCCGGCGCCGCGCAGGGCCTCGGCGCCCAGCTCGACGAACAGGTCCGTCGGCGCCACCCAGCGCAGCTGGATGCCGTCGTCCTTGAGCTGGTTGGCGAAGAAAGCGCGGTATACCAGCGGCTGGTCCACGAAGTCCCAGGCGTGGCTGTGCACGCGGTTGAGGTAGCCGAAGTCGGAGAAGAAGCGCCCGAACTTCACGCCCAGGCCATGGGGCAGGGCCAGCGTGTTCAGATAAGCCTCTTCCAGCTCGACCTTGGTTTCGCCGTCTTCGTTCTCCAGCGCGATGGTGGCCCAGCCGCGGAACTTGTCGTCCACGTTGGCTTCGATCGCCAGCTCGGTTTCGGCCAGCGAGAAGCCGTCCGGCCGCAGCTCGGTTTCCGGCCCGAGCAGGAAGCCAGGCACCAGGGGCTCGTCATCGCTGCTGAAATCGGCGTAGGTGCCCTGCAGGATCAGGCTGATGTTGGGGTTGAAGTTGCGCGGCGCGCCCTTGCGCGCGACCGGGTCCTTCGGGCCGGTGTCGGTCGTGGCCGGCGCGGCGCGATCGGGCGCGGCGGGTTTTTTCTCGGCGGCGTCGAGCCGCTGCTCCAGCGCTTTGATGCGCTGTTCGTACTGCTCGCGCAGCTGCTGCATCTCCTCGCGGATCTGCCGGGTCTCGCGGTCCTCGGCGGCGTGGGCGGC
This window of the Nevskiales bacterium genome carries:
- a CDS encoding zinc ABC transporter substrate-binding protein codes for the protein MRKSILLLMAGLITAAAQPAAAALKIFACEPEWAALASELGGTRVEAYSATTALQDVHKIQARPSLIAKYRQADLVVCTGADLEIGWLPALVEKANNPRALPGSDGFLEASRYVSMIEVPEVLDRAQGDVHPFGNPHIQTDPRNITPVAAALAERLAKLDPAHAADYRQRHAAFAARWQNAIAEWERKAQPLRGLRLVSTHKDWSYLNRWLGMIQVATLEPKPGIPPTAAHLSSVLEGLKTQPASMILVASYQDHKPAQWLAQRTGLPVIELPFTVGGVEGTEDLFGLFEVTLNRLLAAAGP
- a CDS encoding metal ABC transporter permease; this encodes MNLAFDWAILGAPLLAGLVVIATHVALGREVLRRGIIFIDLTVAQVAAVGVILAEMLEFSGEQGWKVQVAAGIAALLAAGLLAWTEQRWPQLQEALIGSLYVVAACAAILLLAHNPHGHEHLAELLAGQILWVNLPQVWPVAALSAFVLAAWFLGGQRRGWIFYFLFAITVMASVQLVGVFLVFASLILPALASSGLPERRGLIVGWGLGAVGYALGLWLSVPLDLPAGPMIVCTLAVLALLAAVARSLRR